A part of Colius striatus isolate bColStr4 chromosome 13, bColStr4.1.hap1, whole genome shotgun sequence genomic DNA contains:
- the F8 gene encoding coagulation factor VIII isoform X1 gives MLARALQSLLLLCLVEKSIGKVRRYYIGAVETSWDYVHSDLLSVLQAPASTSGQPSPRPPVPAVPPRFRKAVFVEYPDASFTQPKPKPAWMGLLGPTIRAEVYDTVVITFKNLASRPYNLHAVGVSYWKASEGAGYEDETSQPEKEGDKVDPGKTYTYIWKIQENQGPTDGDSSCLTHSYCSNTDSVRDINSGLMGALLVCRPGTLESNGNEGAQQEFVLLFAVFDEGKSWYSELQPLPHERTELHSINGYINGSLPGLTLCLKKQVHWHVIGLGTGPEVHSIFFEAHTFLVRSHRLSSLEISPATYLTAQTVPGTAGWFRMFCQILSHEQAGMEAVVKVEECLEERLMKMGKLSDEPEDVEYPEEDEETYHVIQVRSFAKQKPMTWTHYIAAEEMDWDYAPVKPVSLDRNLTALFLEAGPQRIGSKYKKVMFVEYEDGSFKKRKASDQLDKGILGPVIKGEVGDQFKIVFRNLASRPYNIYPHGLTSVQPYHAVKSFQDKDVKDIPVPPGQSFTYSWRITTEDGPTQADPRCLTRFYYSSIDPVRDTASGLVGPLLICFKKSMDQRGNQIMSDNARLVLFAVFDENRSWYLQENIRRFCSDPARVDPQEPQFYASNVMHTINGFMFDNLQPKLCLHDVVYWYVLSVGAQTDFLSIFFSGNTFKHNMVFENVLTLFPFSGETVFMSLEKPGVWTLGCLNPEFRDRGMHAKFIVSQCQHEQYPDEEDYVDYEEENYAFDFQPRGFSKRKRWPKPCVKEQMNNVTSSRNEAKKPRLCLPQPSRGALLGNGSISEPTANGTSTSLGTIPHPPATPMSSLPEINYEPVSYESFLEDEEERSKLTSQDEGFGAVPPGEPLTSVSGRVQGAVSSEEGQQWLHQVMPAPQDADAGKVTKISEVQEPVERMMVQPGGPLEILEAEPQNTTTRAMSLWDFIAYATSKAPLEENRSSLDQNDLEHTLRLQGVSSQGAEDKLLRGADEISFDLYKPRETINPKPAVSSDHHSYSTLHNSSASSGETGDKKTSRAMVHSHTRESSSNELDVRLKESPHRVVSQGFDLSPEGKDTSSSDLGPSKPVQRQILTDESNSLPAKRDPEQEASELAKGISLLETTFAHTNDLEPSSYVMTEERDELILESVFQDATATKELPEMDSPAFPESNVAANDTRQFPNAFLNSPEQILRQKAPAPSVSGPDWRPRQVRSPESRGLMHGLGLPNTSWPGSREPLSEGNRAEQDLPRQTPETAVNKKGPQVCGPHAPFCSARFKKRSLISSDTLPEVTVAQQSLEEKSNGTGGKPQPGRDAPQGMLGDSADKMPPEGRPSTGRGVQSSSERASCIGCSFPVQGALGSEAVMESGSSEVQAAARAGDLPSNWDPVSMGTAGHAGGLRSPALEELQPGREAVWGAPGSEQALRRSQMEEETNSVEQLGQFSPQPQQLRVSVTEDYVPESTSGQTPEENPMKPASKEDYSLSPSSLAPNHSTSNQPAKAVQATQDGWQELEGEDVLRETRRREDQGLGKLTESGETDGEMNHGPRQRKNNGTRSSPSRPKADKAEYDEYGDTEQPPEEFDIYGDEEHDPRSFQGEVRQHFIAAVEVMWEYGNQRPQHFLKATREPWGSSRKPRPRYRKVVFREYLDESFSQPLQRGELEEHLGILGPYIRAEVEDVIMVTFKNLASRPFSFHSPLQAYEEPPGTAASGEAVQPGQLRKYSWKVLPQMAPTTQEFDCKAWAYFSNIDLEKDLHSGLIGPLVVCRRGVLSFVFRRQLAVQEFSLLFTIFDETKSWYFLENMERNCQPPCHIHHNNPDFKRNHSFHAINGYVSDTLPGLVMAQQQRVRWHLLNMGSTEDIHSVHFHGQLFSVRTSQEYRMGVYNLYPGVFGTVEMWPSHAGIWRVECKVGEHQQAGMSALFLVYDQNCRNSLGLASGHIADSQITASGHYGQWAPYLARLGNTGSINAWSTDRSNAWIQVDLLHLMIIHGIKTQGARQKFSSLYISQFVVFYSLDGQKWKKYKGNATSTQMLFFANVDAAGVKENSFSPPIVARYVRINPTHHSIRSTLRMELLGCDLNSCSMPLGMENRGIPDQRISASSYSTNVFSSWAPSQARLNLQGRTNAWRPKNNSPSEWLQVDFEVTKKVTAIITQGAKAVFTNMFVKEFAVSSSQDGVHWSPVLQDGKEKLFKANQDHSSTVMNPLEPPLFARYVRLHPRRWHNHVALRTEFLGCDTQQQY, from the exons ATGCTGGCACGAGCCCTGCagagcctcctcctcctgtgccTGGTTGAGAAGAGCATTGGCAAGGTCAGAAGGTACTACATTGGGGCAGTGGAAACCTCCTGGGACTACGTGCACAGCGACCTGCTCTCTGTGCTACAAGCACCTGCAAG cacgtcaGGGCAGCCCAGCCCACGGCCCCCCGTGCCTGCTGTCCCTCCTCGGTTCAGGAAGGCCGTGTTTGTGGAGTACCCTGATGCCTCATTCACACAGCCCAAGCCCAAGCCAGCGTGGATGG GTCTCCTGGGTCCCACCATCAGAGCAGAAGTCTATGACACAGTGGTCATCACGTTTAAGAACCTGGCCTCCCGCCCCTACAACCTCCACGCCGTCGGGGTGTCCTACTGGAAGGCGTCAGAAG GTGCAGGGTATGAGGACGAGACCAGCCAGCCAGAGAAAGAGGGTGACAAGGTGGATCCAGGGAAGACATACACATACATCTGGAAGATCCAGGAAAATCAGGGCCCAACAGATGGTGACTCCTCATGCCTGACCCACTCCTACTGCTCCAACACCGACAGCGTGAGGGACATCAACTCGGGTTTGATGGGAGCGCTGCTCGTGTGCCGACCCG GGACCCTGGAGAGCAATGGGAACGAGGGTGCACAGCAGGAGTTCGTTTTGCTCTTTGCAGTGTTTGATGAAG GGAAAAGCTGGTACTCTGAGCTTCAGCCCCTGCCTCACGAGAGGACAGAGCTGCACTCCATCAATGGCTACATCAACGGCTCCCTGCCCG gtCTCACGCTGTGCCTCAAAAAGCAGGTTCATTGGCACGTGATAGGGTTGGGCACTGGGCCAGAAGTCCACTCCATCTTCTTTGAAGCCCACACCTTCCTGGTGAGAAGCCACCGTCTCAGCAGCCTGGAaatctcccctgccacatatCTCACAGCCCAGACTGTGCCAGGGACAGCTGGCTGGTTTCGGATGTTCTGCCAGATATTGTCCCACGAGCAAG CTGGCATGGAGGCCGTTGTGAAGGTGGAGGAGTGTCTGGAGGAGCGCCTGATGAAGATGGGGAAGTTGTCAGATGAGCCAGAAGACGTGGAGTACCCCGAGGAAGATGAGGAAACTTACCACGTGATCCAAGTGCGCTCCTTCGCCAAACAGAAGCCCATGACCTGGACTCACTACATCGCAGCTGAGGAAATGGACTGGGACTATGCCCCTGTGAAGCCAGTGTCTCTGGACAG AAACCTGACAGCCCTGTTCCTGGAGGCTGGGCCTCAGCGCATCGGTTCCAAGTATAAGAAAGTGATGTTTGTGGAGTACGAGGACGGCAGCTTCAAGAAGCGCAAGGCATCAGATCAGCTGGACAAGGGCATTCTGGGGCCTGTCATTAAAGGGGAGGTTGGAGATCAGTTTAAG ATTGTGTTCAGGAACCTGGCAAGCAGACCATACAACATCTACCCCCATGGCCTCACCAGTGTACAGCCATACCATGCTGTGAAGTCCTTTCAAG ATAAGGATGTGAAggacattcctgtgccccctggcCAGTCCTTCACCTACAGCTGGAGGATCACCACCGAGGACGGGCCCACGCAGGCAGATCCTCGCTGCCTCACCCGCTTCTACTACAGCTCCATCGACCCAGTCAGAGACACAGCCTCAGGCCTGGTTGGGCCCCTCCTGATCTGCTTTAAGAAGTCCATGGATCAGAGAGGAAATCAG ATCATGTCAGACAACGCGAGGTTGGTGCTGTTTGCGGTGTTCGATGAGAACCGCAGCTGGTACCTGCAGGAGAACATCAGGCGGTTCTGCAGCGACCCAGCACGTGTGGATCCCCAGGAGCCTCAGTTCTATGCCTCCAATGTGATGCACA CTATTAACGGCTTTATGTTTGACAATCTCCAACCAAAGCTCTGCCTGCATGACGTTGTGTACTGGTATGTCCTGAGTGTTGGGGCCCAAACAGATTTCCTCTCTAtcttcttctctggaaacaCATTCAAGCACAACATGGTCTTTGAGAACGTGCTTACTCTGTTCCCGTTCTCTGGAGAAACGGTCTTCATGAGTTTGGAAAAGCCAG GTGTCTGGACTCTGGGCTGCCTGAATCCTGAGTTCAGAGACCGAGGGATGCACGCCAAGTTCATCGTTTCCCAGTGCCAGCACGAGCAATACCCTGATGAGGAGGATTATGTGGATTATGAGGAGGAGAACTATGCTTTTGACTTCCAACCCAGGGGCTTCTCCAAAAGAAAGAGGTGGCCCAAGCCATGTGTGAAGGAGCAAATGAACAACGTCACCTCTTCCAGAAATGAGGCAAAGAAGCCGAGGTTGTGCTTGCCACAACCCAGCCGTGGGGCTCTCCTGGGCAATGGCAGCATTTCTGAGCCCACTGCCAATGGCACATCAACATCCTTAGGAACAATCCCACATCCACCTGCTACACCCATGTCTTCTCTGCCAGAGATAAACTATGAGCCAGTGTCCTATGAATCCTTCCtggaagatgaagaagaaaggTCAAAACTCACCAGCCAGGATGAAGGGTTTGGAGCTGTCCCACCTGGAGAACCCTTGACAAGTGTCAGTGGAAGGGTCCAGGGTGCTGTGAGCTCAGAAGAGGGTCAGCAATGGCTTCACCAAGTCATGCCAGCTCCACAAGATGCTGATGCAGGAAAGGTGACAAAAATCTCAGAGGTGCAGGAGCCAGTAGAAAGGATGATGGTCCAACCTGGTGGACCATTAGAGATCCTGGAGGCAGAGCCTCAAAATACAACTACTCGTGCAATGAGCTTGTGGGATTTCATTGCTTATGCCACTAGCAAAGCTCCTCTTGAAGAGAACAGGAGCTCACTTGACCAGAACGACCTGGAGCACACCCTGAGACTTCAAGGGGTGTCTTCACAGGGTGCTGAGGACAAGTTGCTAAGAGGGGCTGATGAAATATCCTTCGATCTCTACAAGCCAAGGGAGACAATCAATCCCAAGCCAGCTGTAAGCAGTGATCATCACTCCTACTCCACACTGCACAATTCTTCTGCCTCTTCAGGTGAGACAGGAGACAAGAAGACTTCTCGTGCCATGGTTCACAGCCACACCAGAGAGAGCTCATCAAATGAGCTGGATGTGAGGCTGAAAGAGAGCCCTCACAGAGTGGTCTCACAAGGATTTGATCTGTCTCCTGAAGGGAAAGATACTTCTTCCTCAGACCTGGGACCCAGCAAACCTGTCCAAAGGCAAATCCTCACAGATGAGAGTAACTCCTTGCCTGCAAAAAGAGACCCAGAACAAGAGGCCAGTGAACTTGCCAAAGGCATAAGCCTTCTAGAAACCACTTTTGCACACACCAATGACCTTGAGCCTTCCAGCTATGTAATGACAGAAGAGAGGGACGAATTAATCTTGGAGTCAGTGTTTCAGGATGCTACAGCCACTAAAGAATTGCCAGAGATGGACAGTCCTGCCTTTCCTGAATCAAATGTTGCAGCCAATGACACAAGGCAGTTCCCAAATGCTTTCTtaaacagccctgagcagattCTGAGACAGAAAGCTCCAGCCCCGAGCGTGAGTGGCCCTGACTGGAGGCCTCGACAAGTCAGGTCGCCGGAGAGCAGAGGTTTGATGCATGGTCTGGGTCTTCCCAACACCAGCTGGCCTGGCAGCAGAGAGCCCCTCTCTGAGGgtaacagagcagagcaggatcTGCCTAGGCAGACCCCTGAGACAGCAGTGAATAAGAAAGGCCCACAAGTGTGTGGACCCCATGCCCCTTTTTGCAGTGCTCGCTTCAAAAAGAGGTCCCTGATCTCAAGTGACACTTTGCCTGAGGTAACAGTGGCCCAGCAAAGCCTGGAGGAAAAATCAAATGGGACTGGAGGGAAACCACAGCCAGGCAGGGATGCTCCACAGGGGATGCTTGGAGATAGTGCTGACAAGATGCCTCCTGAGGGGAGGCCAAGCACAGGTCGGGGTGTacagagcagcagtgagagaGCCTCATGCATTGGATGCTCCTTCCCCGTGCAGGGGGCACTGGGGAGTGAAGCAGTGATGGAATCAGGCAGCTCAGAAGTGCAGGCTGCTGCTAGGGCTGGAGACCTGCCCTCAAACTGGGACCCAGTGTCCATGGGGACAGCAGGACATGCTGGGGGCTTGAGGAGCCCAGCTTtggaagagctgcagccaggcagagaggcTGTCTGGGGGGCTCCTGGGAGCGAGCAAGCTCTGAGGAGAAGccagatggaggaggagacaaACTCTGTGGAGCAGCTGGGGCAGTTcagccctcagcctcagcaACTCAGGGTCAGTGTCACAGAGGACTACGTGCCTGAGAGCACCTCTGGGCAGACTCCAGAAGAAAACCCTATGAAACCAGCCTCCAAAGAGGACTACTCCCTGTCTCCAAGCAGCCTTGCTCCCAACCACAGCACTAGCAACCAGCCAGCCAAAGCTGTGCAAGCCACTCAGGATGGGTGGCAGGAGCTTGAGGGGGAAGATGTCCTCAGAGAAACCAGGAGGAGAGAGGACCAAGGCCTCGGAAAGCTCACGGAGAGTGGGGAGACAGATGGGGAGATGAACCACGGCCCAAGACAGAGGAAGAACAACGGGACCCGCTCCAGCCCCTCAAGGCCAAAGGCTGACAAGGCAGAGTACGACGAGTACGGGGACACGGAGCAGCCCCCCGAGGAGTTCGACATCTACGGCGACGAGGAGCACGACCCACGCTCCTTCCAGGGGGAGGTACGGCAGCACTTCATTGCAGCAGTGGAGGTGATGTGGGAATATGGGAACCAGAGACCTCAGCACTTCCTAAAAGCCAC CAGGGAGCcgtggggcagcagcaggaagccCCGGCCCCGGTACCGCAAGGTGGTGTTCCGAGAGTACCTGGATGAGTCCTTCAGCCAGCCGCTGCAGCGgggggagctggaggagcacCTGGGCATCCTGGGGCCCTACATCAGGGCAGAAGTGGAAGATGTCATCATG GTGACATTCAAGAACCTGGCCTCACGGCCCTTCTCCTTCCACTCCCCGCTGCAAGCCTACGAGGAGCCGCCGGGCACCGCGGCGAGCGGCGAGGCCGTGCAGCCCGGCCAGCTCCGCAAGTACTCCtggaaagtgctgccccagatGGCTCCCACCACACAGGAGTTCGACTGCAAGGCCTGGGCTTACTTCTCCAACATAGACCTG GAGAAGGACCTGCACTCGGGCCTCATCGGGCCGCTGGTCGTCTGCCGCCGTGGGGTGCTGAGCTTCGTGTTCAGGAGGCAGCTGGCTGTGCAGGAGTTCTCCCTGCTCTTCACCATCTTTGATGAGACTAAAAGCTGGTACTTCCTGGAAAACATGGAAAGGAACTGCCAGCCTccctgccacatccaccacaaCAACCCTGACTTTAAGAGGAACCATTCCTTCCACG ccatcaACGGCTACGTGAGTGACACCCTGCCCGGGCTGGTGATGGCCCAGCAGCAACGGGTGCGATGGCACCTCCTGAACATGGGCAGCACCGAGGACATCCACTCTGTGCACTTCCACGGGCAGCTGTTCAGCGTCAGGACCAGCCAGGAGTACCGCATGGGGGTCTACAACCTGTACCCCG GTGTCTTTGGGACGGTGGAGATGTGGCCCTCTCATGCTGGGATCTGGAGGGTAGAGTGCAAAGTTGGAGAGCACCAGCAAGCTGGCATGAGTGCTCTCTTCCTTGTGTACGACCAGA ACTGCAGAAACAGCCTGGGTCTGGCCTCGGGCCACATCGCAGACTCTCAGATCACAGCATCAGGGCACTATG GGCAGTGGGCTCCGTACCTGGCCAGGCTGGGTAACACTGGCTCCATCAATGCTTGGAGCACCGACCGCAGCAACGCCTGGATCCAG GTGGACCTTTTGCATCTCATGATTATTCATGGCATAAAGACCCAAGGGGCCAGACAAAAGTTCTCCAGCCTTTACATCTCCCAGTTTGTTGTCTTCTACAGCCTCGATGGGCAAAAGTGGAAGAAATACAAGGGGAATGCCACCAGCACTCAAATG ctgtTCTTTGCAAATGTGGATGCAGCTGGGGTGAAAGAGAATAGCTTCAGCCCCCCCATCGTAGCGCGGTACGTCCGCATCAACCCCACGCACCACAGCATCCGCAGCACGCTGCGCATGGAGCTCCTGGGCTGCGACCTCAACA